A window of Phycisphaerae bacterium genomic DNA:
GTTGAGCTGCTCCTGCGTGAAGCGACACTCGAATTCGCCTTGGGCCTTGTTCAGCCCGCCACCCACCCCGTCAATCATGTTCGCGAACTCAGTCCTCACCGCCACGGCCGCCTCGGGCGAGATCTCAATCGGGCGGTACCACGCCGGAATGTGCTGGAAAAGCAGCCAACCCGTAATGGCGACCACAACCAGCAGCAGAGCGGCAGCAAGGCCCAGTCGCTTCGACCAGACCGCCCAACGCCGACGCTGCGGCACACCCCGCGACACACTCATGGCCTAAGGGTTTCCTCCACTGACGGCCGCTCGGACGCCCGGATGGTTCGGGTCGATGCTCAACGCTCTCTGTAACGCCTCCTCCGCATCCGATCTCTGACCCAGCTGCAGGTGAATCGTCGCCCGGGCGAAGGGGTAATCGGCCACATCGGGCTCGAGCTGCTCGGCTTGCCGAATGGCCTCAATGGCCGCCCCCGGCTCACCGAGCTGCGACTCCGCCAAGCCAAGATTGTACCAGTACCGGCCCTGGCCGCGATCCTTGCCAATGGCCACACGGATCGAATCGCGGGCGTCCGCGATCCGACCCAGCTCGGCATACAGCAGCCCCAGGGCATAAGGATAGGCTGACTGGCCGGGCTCAATCTCCGCAGCCTTCCGGAGCTGCATGATCGCCTCCTCGGATCGGCCAAGGCTCTGGAGAGCAATGGCCAGTCCGTACCGCACCGCGGCGGCGGCCGGATCCCATGCGATCGCCTTCTCATACCACGGTAAGGCCTCCTGGGTCTGGCCGCGATCCATCAACAGCGCGGCCTGATGTAACGCCCCAGTCGGCTGGTCCTGGTTGGCCGCCAACAAGCCCATCAGGTCCTTCCCCGCAGTCGAGTTGAGATCGAGCCGTGTCCGCAACGCCCAGGCGGCCTTCAGACGCACCAGCCGGCTGGGACTCTGCAACTTGGCGGCCAACGACGCGGCGATCGACTCGGCGTAGGGCTCCAGCGATTCGATCGCCACGGCCTGCGGCAGCGGGGCGGGATCGTCCAGCAGGCGGATCAGTGACTCGACCGGCACCCGCCGAGCACCGGGATCACGCGCCTCCAGGGCGAAGGGGGCCAGAAACCGGGCATAGACGGCCCGCCACGTGGGGTTCGTCTCCTCCTGGAGCAGCCTGACCACATCGGGGATGGCGCTCGCATCGCTCTGCTTGAGCCGGGACAGCAGCCGCGAGCGCACGGCGGTCGGGCGGTTCATGCGCGGGCCGTACCACTGCCGCACATAATCGATCGACCACTGCAGCCCCTTGTCCGCGTGGCAGCGGGTGCAGGCGTTCGGGATGCCGTAGTCACGCGTCAGTTCCGGGTCGGGCACGGTCATGCCGTGATCATGTCGCGGATGCCGCTGCATGAACGGCGTCACCGGCATGTGGCAGTCCACGCACAAGAAACCGCCCTTGTCCCGCGGATGGAGACTGTGCTTGACCTCGTCGATCGGAATCCTCGTGGTAATGCCGTTCTCGTGACAACGCAGGCAGAGGCGATTGTCACGCCGCGTGGGCTTGCCGATGTGCCACTGGTGACAGTCCGTGCAACGCACCCCCCATTGCTGCATGTAACTGAGACTGAAAGCCGCAAACTCGAAATCCTCGTCACGCACCTGGCCGTCCGGGTAATACAGGTCGGTCGGATCCGGCACCATCAGCTCATAGTGGTCGGAAAACTCGTCGCCCGCCATGAACCCCCCGGTCAGATCCGCGCGCCGGGCATGGCAAGAACCGCATACCGATAAATACTTCTGACGATCCATCGGCTTGATCGTCGGGTCGCCCTTCTGGTCCTTGTGGGCCCGCTGCCATTCGTTGTGAGCCCGCATCGGACCATGACACTGCTCGCAACCGACGCCTTGCTCCACGTAGGTCGAACGGTACCCGTCCTTGGCCGGATCATAGTCCTTGCGGAAACCCGTGGTGTGGCAGGCCGCACACATCGAGTTCCAGTTCATCCCCCGACCCGTCCAGTGACCCCACTCGCCGGCCTTGCGGTCCTCGCTCCCGTAAACGTTGAACCACTCCTTGCGAGCCGGCTCGAACGCCAGTTCCGTGACCTGCAGCCGTCCACCCGGCGCCGGAATGAGATACTGCCAGAGCGGATCCACGCCGATCGCCCCAATCGGTTCGAATGCCTGCTGCGTGCCGTCTAATCCGGTGGTCACAATCGAGAACCGGCCACCCTCCGTCTGGGCCACCGATAGCTGCGAACCGTGGACGATGATCTGCAGAGGTTCGAACGCCTCCCCGTCCAATGCCGGCACGATCGGCCGCTGAGCCTTGGCATGGTGCGAACGCTTCCAGTCATCGTACGCCTGCTGGTGGCACTCCGCGCAACTCGCCGAGCCGCCGTAGCTCGCGTAAACACCCAGCCCCGCCGGTTGGGACATCGGCGGCTCCCCCCCGAACAGGGTGCACGGGCTCATCGCAAGCCCAACCGCGACCACGGCAGGAAGCACCCTACGCTTCACCGCATTGACCCCCTTGCACGAGGACCGCCGGCCCAGCCCTCGCGGCTCGCCTGGCAAACCGGGCCGGGCTTGAGCTCGCATGCCACGGGACTCGTCTCTCGTCGCTCATCAGCATCCCTTGGGTAGAGGCAGGTAGAGTAGGGCCACACGCCCGGTACATTGCAGAAGATGACAGGGAACCCGTCGGGCCAGCTCCGCGGCGAGATCCTTCGTCTCCTTTAAACCCTCGGCCGCCAGCCGTATCTTGAGTAAATCCGTGTGGGTGAAGGCGACTCGAACCTGGACCACAAAGGCCTCGCTCAGCCCCTGGTGCCCGAGGGCCAACTTGGCCTTCAGGGCATTGCCCCGGGCGCTCAACGCCTTTCGCTTGGCAGGCTCCGGGATGGGCCCCGGCTCACGTCCCGCGGCGGGTCGATTCATGCCCGCCACCTTACCGCCCACGGCTCGTGATCACAATCTTGACACCCCTCCCCGCCTTCTTACAGTTGAGACCGGTTCCGCTCAGCAACAGATTCCGGCGGGTGGGCGAAATGGCCAGACGCTTCTTCATCATCGACGGCCTCGGTCAGATCTTCCGCTCCTACTACGCGCCTTTCCAGCACCTCAGTTCACCCCGGGGCGAGCCAACCCGGGCCACCTTCGTCTTTACCCAGATGCTCCTCCAACTCATCCGCGAGCAGAAACCAGACTACCTGGCCATGGCCATGGACAGCCCCGACGCCGCCGTCTTCCGCCGCGGAATCGATCCCCAATACAAGGCCAACCGCGAACCGCCCCCAGAGGACCTCGCCCCCCAAATCCAGCGAATCCTCCAGATCGTTGCCTCCCAGGCCATCCCGATCATCAGCATCCCGACCTTCGAGGCCGACGACGTGATGGCCACACTCTGTCGAAGACTGGCCGACCAGCACGACCTTCAGATCTGCCTGGTCAGCAAGGACAAGGATCTCGACCAGTTGCTCTCCGATCGCGTCTGTCTCTTCGATCCGGGAAAGAACGAGTTCCTCGGGCCAGAAGACCTCCGCAGGGCCAAAGGCTATGGGCCGGATAAGGCCGTCGAGATTCAGACCCTGACCGGTGATTCGACCGACAACGTGCCCGGCGTCAAGGGGGTCGGCCCCAAAAAGGCCGCCGACCTCATCGCCCGTTTCGGCTCCGCCGCAGTCGTGATCGAACATGCGGCCGAACTCACCCCCGCCATGCGCCAAAACGTGCAGGCCTTCGCCGAGCATCTCGAACGAACCCGGCAGCTGGTCACCCTCCGCCAGGACGTCCCCTTCGAGTTCAACCTCGAAGCCTGCCGGTGGACCGGGTTGAACGCCGCGGCCCTGCACCCCGTCTTCGTGGAACTGGGCTTCCGGCGCCTGGCGGATCAGTTCGCGGATCTCGTCGGCAGTGCCTCGGATGCCGGGGCCAAGTCAACTCCCCCGCCGAGCACGCCTCAGGCCGCCAACCGCCCGACTCAGAGCGGTCAGGGCCAGCCCTTCGGTCCGCAGCACGACCTCTTCTCGGGCCTGAGCCCGGTTCACGCCGCCCACGAACTGCCGCCATCCGGGCCGGCACCCGCTGCACCCGGTCCGGGGCAACTCTTCGCCGCTCGCCCCGAGCGCGAGTACCTCCTGATCGACACCCCCGAATCACTCACGACCTTCCTCGCCGAGTTGCGGAAACAGCCTCGCTTCGCCTTTGACACCGAAACTACCCACATCAACCCCGCTTGGGCGAAACTGGTCGGCCTGAGCTTCTCCTGGAAGCGCGATACGGGATACTACCTGCCGGTCCGAGGCGTGGGCCGGACCCTGCCCCTGAAATCGACCCTCGAAGCCCTCCGGCCAATCATGGCTGACCCCAAGGTGGGCAAGATCGGGCAGAACATCAAGTACGACCTCGTGGTCATGAGCCGCCACGGCGTGCCGGTCAACGGCGTCGAGTTTGACACCATGGTCGCCAGCTTCGTGCTCGACTCGTCCCGCCGCTCGCACGGCATGGACGCCCTGGCCCGCGAACTCCTCGGCTTCGAACCCATCCCGATCAGCGACCTCATCGGTAAGGGCAAGGATCAGATCACCTTCGACCAGGTGCCCACCGACCGGGCCTGCGAGTATTCCGCCGAGGACGCCGACGTCACCTGGTCGCTGTACAAGGTCTTCTCCACCCAGATGGCCGGCAGCGATGTCGACAGCCTCTTCCACGACACGGAAATGCCGCTCGTCGAGGTCCTGGCAGCCATGGAAGCCGAGGGCGTCAAGCTCGACACCCCATTCCTCAGGAGGATGAGCGGCGAGCTGGCCGGCCGTCTGGACGACCTGACCCGCCAGATCCACGAGGCGGCCGGGCATCCGTTCAACATCGACTCAACGAGGCAGCTCGCAGCCGTTCTCTTCGACGAGCTCAAGCTGCCGTCAATCAAGAAGACCAAGACCGGGCAGAGCACCGACGCCGAGACGCTGGAAACCCTCGCCTGGCAGACCGACCACCCCGTGCCCAAGCTGGTCAAGGAATACCGCGAGCTGGTCAAGCTCAAGGGCACCTACATCGACACCCTGCCGGAAATGGTCTGCCCGGACACCGGCCGGGTCCACGCGAGCTTCAACCAGACCGTGGCCGTCACCGGGCGCCTGTCGTCCAGCGATCCGAACCTCCAGAATATTCCCATCCGCACCGAGATCGGCCGGCAGATCCGCCGGGCCTTCGTGCCCAGCAGCAAGACCTACGTGCTCCTGACCGCCGACTACTCGCAGATCGAGCTGCGGGTCATGGCCCACTTCTGTCAGGACGCCGCTCTCATGCAGGCGTTCGTCGAGGACCGCGACATTCACCAGTTCGTGGCCGCCCAGGTCTTCGGTGTGCCCATCGACCAGGTCACCCGCGAGCAGCGCGGCCGGGCCAAGGCGGTCAACTTCGGCATCATCTACGGCCAGACGGCCTTCGGGCTCTCGCGGACCACGGGCATGGCCGTGGGCGAAGCCCAGACGTTCATCGACAAGTACTTCGCCCGCTACCCCGGCCTGCGGCAGTTCATCGACCAGGCGGTGGCCGAAGCCCGCCGGGCCGGCCACGTGCGGACCATTCTGGGCCGTCGCCGGGCGATCGAGAACATCAACTCGCGCAACACCGGACTGCGATCGGCCGCCGAGCGGTTCGCGATCAACACCATCATTCAGGGCAGCGCCGCCGACCTCATCAAGCAGGCGATGATCAACATCCACCGCAAGATCCGCGAAGGCAACCGCCCGACGCGAATGCTCATCCAGGTTCACGACGAACTCGTCTTCGATGCGCCCCGCAGCGCGGTCGAGACCGAGGCCGAGTTCATCCGCCAGGAGATGTGCAACGCCCTGCCGCTGCGCGTGCCGGTCAAGGTCGATCTCGCCTGGGGGGACAACTGGTTCGAGGGGAAGTGATCCGCCGAGTGCCACGCAGGCATCAAGGCGAACGATGGACTGTCGACCAGGCTGCCGGCGGGGTGTGTGCAGAAGCGGGCGCGGCACGTCCCGAGCCGCAGGGCTTCACGCCGTGGACAGGGGTGCAGCCCCCCGGCGAGCAGGCCCGAGTCGCAGCGTGTACATGAGGTCGTCGCCGGATCGGGTGATGGTTGCGCGCCCTGGTTGGTGCAGGTCCTTCATCGTCGCGGGGCCCAGGCCGGCGAGGGGCGCGGTGGCCGTCGCGCCGCCGATGAGGCACGGGGCCACGAAGATGATCGCCTCATCCGCCAGGCCCGCGTCATAGAAGCGGCCCAGGGTCTGGCCGCCCCCTTCGACCATCACGTTGGTCATCCGCCGGCGGCCGAGTTCATCGAGGAGGGAGCCGAGGTCCAGCCGGGAACGTGTGGAAGGGACGCCGAGCACCTCGACGCCGGCGCGGGCGAGCCTGCGGGCGGCCAGGCCGCAAGCCGATCGCTGATTGGCCACGACCATGGTCGGCACGGTTCGGGCGGTGCGGACCAGCCGCGATCTCAGCGGGAGGCGCAGCCGCGGGTCGATCACGATCCGGGTGGCCGTCCGCCGGGGGCGTCCGTGACGGCAGGTGAGTAGCGGATTGTCGGCCAACGCGGTACCCACGCCGACGATGACGGCATCGACCCGGCCGCGGATGCGGTGAGCCAAGACCCGCGATCGCTTGCAGCTGATCCACTGCGAGTTGCCGGTGCGGGTGGCGATCCGGCCGTCGACACTCTGGGCCCATTTGAGGATGACCCACGGCCGGCCCCGGCGCTGGAGCTTGAGGTACGGCTGGTTGAGCTCCACGGCGTCGGCTTCGCGCAGGCCGACCGCGACGCCGATCCCCGCCGTTGCGAGCTTCCTTAACCCTCTTCCTGCCACCTTTGGGAAGGGATCGCGCGCGGCCACGATGACGCGGCCTATGCCGGCGGCGATGAGTGCATCGGTGCAGGGGGGGGTCTTGCCGAAGTGGCAGCAGGGCTCGAGGGTCACGTAGGCGGTGGCACCCTGCGCGAGCCGCCCGGCGGCTCGAAGGGCATAAACCTCGGCGTGTGGTCCGCCGAACCGGCGGTGGTATCCTTCCCCGACCACGCGATTCCTCCGGACGATCACGCAGCCGACCATCGGGTTGGGCTCGACGAAACCCTGCCCGCGAGCGGCTAGGGCGAGTGCCCGCCGCATGTGCTGCTCGTCGTCAGGCGTGAAAGCGCATCGAGGCATGAGCATCTTCCACCGGCGCACCGGCGCGCCACGGGCTTCCTGGCCACGGGTCCTCTCGCCGGGTGTCAAGGACTCTGGCTTGCCTGCTGGTGGGCGGCCCTCTCCGCCTTTCGCTCCCACCAGAAGTTCAGCATGAGCAGACCCACGCCCACGACGAGTAGCACGTCGGCGATATTGAACACCCAGGGCCAGATCTCGATGTGCTGGCCGGCGACTGTGAAGCGCGGTTCCATTTTGACGAAGTCGCGAACCACCCCCTGCTGATGGAACCGCGGCTGGAGAGAGTCAGGAAACGGCCGCGGATGCTCGCCATTGGGCCAGGTTCCGACCATTTTGACGCCGGGGCGGTCCAGCTCCGGGAGCCGCTTGACCGCATCCGCGTACTCGCGGTCGCCGACGGTGTAATGGACCACGTCGGCCACCATGAACACCCGGTCGTACATGTTGCCCAGTGCGCCCGCCAGGACCAGTCCCAGGGCCACGTGGAGGCTTCGGCGTTCGCGGCTGCTGTGATAGAACAGGTAGAGGACGAAGGCCAGGGCGACCACCGATGCGGCGATGAACAGGGGCACCAGGCCTTTGCCCATGCCGAACAAGGCGCCGGTGTTCAGCGACCGCCGGAAGGTCATCAAGTGCGGGATGATCTCCATCGAGGTCGAGGCGTCGGGGTTCGCACTCAGATGGGAGAAGGCCCAGTCCTTGGACCAGAGATCCGCGAGCAGTCCCAGAGCGGCCGCCGGCCACAGTCGGAGGTGCGACCGCAGATCACGCATCGCGGATGGGACCGGGAGAACAGGGGCTGAGTCCAGTTGCTGATACGCGGTGATTTGCGGACTTTCTGCCATAGAGGAGATCGGGCGAGGACGGCTAGACTAATCCCAGCTCACGCTTGCGGGCATACTCGATGCAGTACTTGGCCCATGGCTTGGCTCGCAGCCTGGCCTTGGTGATCGGCTTCCCCGTGGCCAGACACATGCCGTAGGTACGATCCTGGATCCGTTCGAGGGCTTCGTCAATCTCGCGGAGCAGCCCGCGTTCGTTCTCGATCAAGCCGAGGGTCAACTCCTGTTCCCAAGTGTCGCTTCCGATGTCGGCCATGTGGATGGGCATTGACGACAGACCGCTGGTACTCTGCCCTCCCCCTGAACGAATCGCGCCGTCCTCGAGGTTGGCCACATCGCCGATGAGCTCGTGGCGCTTCTCCAGCAGCATCTCGCGGAAGCTCTCGAGTTCTGCCGGGGTCAGGTACGTTGGCGGAATCTCTGCGGGCAACTCGGGGATCACGGGCCGCCGGTCAATTCGCACCGGCCGGGGGTGCCGAGCTGACGCCATTCCGTCCGCCGGGCGGGGCTTGGTCTTGGGGTGGCCATCGACACCTGGGCCCCCAGCCCGCTGGCGGTTGTTACCGCCTGGGGCACGGTTGACGGGCTCGATCTTCACAACCGGGGTCTTTTTGACTTCGGGGGTGGTCGTCTTGGTGATCGCTGGCTTTTTGGGTTGTGCTGAGGTCGCAATCTCCTGTCCGGCCTTCTTGGCTGGCCGGGTCTTGACTGGGAGCTTGCCCGGCTTGGCTGGCTGGGTCAGATTGCGGGAAGGGGCCTGGTTGCCGGCGGTGGCGCTGCGGGGACGAGGTGAGGCACTCTTGGCCGGCCGAGGTGTTTCCACGGCCTTCTTGGGTCGGGCGATCTTTCCCGCCTTGGGTGCCGCCTTTTGGCCTGTTTTCTTAACTGTCGCTTTTTTCGCCACGCTCCACCCTCGTTCGCGCAACCTTATATCTGACAAGATGAAAGGATAAGCCCTAAGCCTTGTTAGTATATGTTCAATTGGCCTTAATGTCAAGGGCAGGCGCCTCGGCGATTTCGGCCAAGCCCGGAAGCTCCCGAAACAAAGCCTCCTGTGCGGCCGTCATGTCGGTTTGTCGTCTGGCCATGACCCGTTTGGCGACCTCCAGGCACCGTCCGAGCTCGTAAGGTTTGCGGGCCGTGGCGGTCAGCCAGGTGAACGACGGAACGAACTTGGGGGCGAACTCGCAGGTTGCGATATTGGACCCGAAGCCGACCACGGCTCCGGTAGGGAACATCTGGCCGATGCCCGTCTTGCTGTGGTCGCCGATGGTTAAGCCCGCGAACATTTGTCCCGATTCGACCTCGACACCGTTGATTGGCACGCGAACCGTGCCATAAGTGTTCTTCAGATCGCTGTTTACTGTATCGGCGGCCAGGTTGACCCACTCGGCCACGTAGGAGTGGCCAAGGAAGCCATCGTGCTGTTTGTTGGAGAAGCCGTGGATGATTGACGACTCCAGTTCGCCGCCGACTTTGCAGCGTGGTCCGATGCTCATGGCGTCGCGGAGGGTGGCTCCGGGCTGGATCAAGGAGCCGTCTCCGATGTAGCAGGGGCCTTCGATGCTGACATTGGGGGCGATGGTGACGTCCTGGCCGACGTAGATGGCCCCATGCTCGGCGTCGAGGACGACGCCGGGTTTCAGGACGGTCCTGGCCCCGACGTGGATGGCGGACTCGTTGAGCAGGTGAACGCCCTGGCAGATGCGGCCGTCCAAGCCGGCTGGCGAGCCCGCCCGCCTCCATCCGAAGTTGAGCATATCTGGGTTTGCGGCGACCAGGTCCCAGGGGTAGCCGATCAGCTTCGGCGTTTGGACGAAGCGATGCTCGGGGATGCCGGCGAGCACCTGTCGAAGAAGCACACGGTCGAGCCAGGTTTGAGGGCTGAGTTTCTCGAAGATTTCCTGGTTGGCCCGGAGGGCGACGAGCCAGCCGTCCTGCCATTGGGCGGAAGGCAAGGGTCCAAGGTCCAGCGGGCTGGTTAGGAGGAGGCGGCCATTGATGAAGACGGCCGCCTCGCCAGCCGGGACGCGGTTGACCGGCTGGGCGAAGCGTTCGGCCGTCACTGCTGCCATGATGGGGCGGCAATAGTATGACACCTCCGAGCCGTTGAGGCTGGCGGTGATGTGGTCGGTGAGTCGGCCATAGCCGGTGCGCAGTTCGAAACACGTCCGCCAGTAGGTCAGCGGGAGCAGCTGGCGATAGGCTTCGTCCTCGAAGATGACGGTGGTTTCCATGGCTTCTGGCAATATCGGACGGGCTGCGCGGGGGTCTCAAGGAAAGCGGAGCGGATTGGCGTGTGGGCAGTGGTGGAGCGTCAGGCGAGGCGGGTAGGCGGCGGAATGGCGTCACTGGGCCAGGAAGTCGGCGATGCCTTCGGCGATGGCGGCGGCCAGCTTGGCCCGATAGGCGCCGTTGTTGAGGGCGGCGGCATCCTGGGGGTTGGTGAGGAAGCCACATTCCATGAGGACGGCAGGGCGGGAGTGTTCGCGCAAGACGTGGAAGTCGCTGCGTTGGATGGCCCTGGTTTTGATGCCTGACCGCTTGAGGGCGGCGACAATGCATTGTGCCGCTCGGCTGCTGGTGGAGGTTGCCTGGGTGTAGATGTGGGCCTCGACGCCGGAGGCGCTCCGGTTGCGTGGGGCGGAGTTGACATGGATGGAGACGAACAGATCGGCGCCGGACCGATCGGCCATCACGGATCGCTGTTCGAGGCTGGGGTACACATCGGACCTGCGGGTCATGATCACGCGGACGTTGCGGGCCGCCAGGATCTGGCCTATTTGCATGGCGATGTCGAGCACCAGGGTTTTCTCGGGGTAGGTGGTGGAGTGTCTGGGCCAAGTGCCGGCGTCTTTGCCGCCGTGTCCTGGGTCCAGCATCACGGTGCCGCGGACTTGTCGTGGTGTAGGCGTTGGGGGCCTGGGGGGCAGGGGGGGGAACGTCTGGGTGGGTCGCACCGGAAACGGATGGTAGTAAGGTCCCGGCAGGTTGGTGATGACTGACTCTCGTTCGGGGCAACCGGTCAATGAGACAAGGGCACAGAGGCAGAAGGCTGCGGCGACAGGGCGTCGGAGACTGGACATCACTCCAGGAGTTTAGTGGCCGGGCGTTAGCCGTCAACTTGTGGTCGTTGCGAGTGGGAGGATGGAGGCGGTGTGGAGCCGCTTCTGGTCGAAAAGCGGAAATAAGTCTTGCGACGGGGGTGTGTGTTTCATATTCTCTGTTGGAAGGGAAGAGAGCGGGACCCAAGCGAGCGGGTGCCGTGATGGGAAGATTGCTGGGCGAGGGCCGCAAGAGTCGTTGGAAAGGCGATCGATTCAATCCGTCATAGGGCCGGCAGACCGGATGGGTCAGGGTTTCCTGGCCGGCATACGGGCATCGCGGGTGGATGGGCCGGTTGTGGATGTCCCGGTCGCTCCGGCGGGCGTGACCGATCTGGTGGTGGAAGGCATCTGCAAGTCTTTCGGGGACGTTGAGGTTCTGACCGACATCAGCTTTGGCGTGGGGGATGGCGAGTTCGTTACCCTGCTGGGCCCGTCCGGCTGTGGGAAGACGACGCTGCTGAGGATTCTGGCCGGTCTGGAACTGCCTGATCGCGGTGAAGTGATTCTGAGTGGCAAGCGGATGACGGGTTTGCCCGCCAACCGCCGGCCGGTGAACACGGTTTTCCAGAGCTATGCCTTGTTTCCGCATTTGAGTGTGGCGGAGAACGTTGCTTTCGGTCTTCGTTCGCGTCGGACGGCTGCTGCGGAGGTGGAGCTCCGGGTTGGCCGGGCCCTGCAGATGCTGCAGATGGAGCCTCTGGCCAAGCGTTACCCGCACCAGCTCTCGGGCGGGCAGAAACAGCGTGTGGCCCTGGCCCGAGCCCTGGTGAATGAACCGGCGCTGTTGCTTCTGGACGAGCCGATGTCGGCGCTGGATGCCAAGCTTCGGGCCGAGGTTCAGATTGAGCTTCGCGGGCTGCAGCGTCGTCTGGGGACGACGTTCATTCTGGTGACCCACGATCAGGAGGAGGCGATGACCGTGTCCGACCGGGTGCTGGTCATGCGTGGGGGTCGGATCGAGCAGAGTGGCACGCCGTCCGAGGTTTACGAGCGTCCGGTGAACCGTTTCGTGGCCGAGTTCCTGGGTTCGGCCAATCTGATCGCCGGGCGGCGAGCCGGCGGTCTGGTGTGGACGGGAGTTGGCCTGCTCAAGGTGGACGAGCCGCCGGGGTGGGACGAGGGCACGCTGGCGATCCGTCCTGAGCGGATCCAAGTCTGTCGTCGCCGTCCGGGGGTGAACGGTGTGGCTGGGCGGGTGCGGGAGTTGATCTACCGTGGCGATCATATGGACCTTTTCGTTGAGCCGGGTTCTCTGCGGGTCCGCACCGCGCCACGACCGGAGCTGTGCGTGGGGGCCCGGGTGTGGCTGGAGCTGCGGCCCGAATACCTGGTGCCCTTAAGTGACTAGACTGCTCATCTGGTACGGGGAGCTAGCCACGGGGCGGCGGCTGTTCCTTCGGGGCGGGTGCTTTGTCCTGCCCTCGCTGCTGTGGTTGACTCTGTTCCTCACGTTACCCTCGATTGCCCTGGTGGCGGTGGCCTTTGCCCAGCGTGGCGCCTACGGCGAGGTTGTCTGGCATTTTACGCCTAAGAACTTCCAGCGGCTTCTGGGCTACGGTCTGTT
This region includes:
- a CDS encoding tetratricopeptide repeat protein → MSQPAGLGVYASYGGSASCAECHQQAYDDWKRSHHAKAQRPIVPALDGEAFEPLQIIVHGSQLSVAQTEGGRFSIVTTGLDGTQQAFEPIGAIGVDPLWQYLIPAPGGRLQVTELAFEPARKEWFNVYGSEDRKAGEWGHWTGRGMNWNSMCAACHTTGFRKDYDPAKDGYRSTYVEQGVGCEQCHGPMRAHNEWQRAHKDQKGDPTIKPMDRQKYLSVCGSCHARRADLTGGFMAGDEFSDHYELMVPDPTDLYYPDGQVRDEDFEFAAFSLSYMQQWGVRCTDCHQWHIGKPTRRDNRLCLRCHENGITTRIPIDEVKHSLHPRDKGGFLCVDCHMPVTPFMQRHPRHDHGMTVPDPELTRDYGIPNACTRCHADKGLQWSIDYVRQWYGPRMNRPTAVRSRLLSRLKQSDASAIPDVVRLLQEETNPTWRAVYARFLAPFALEARDPGARRVPVESLIRLLDDPAPLPQAVAIESLEPYAESIAASLAAKLQSPSRLVRLKAAWALRTRLDLNSTAGKDLMGLLAANQDQPTGALHQAALLMDRGQTQEALPWYEKAIAWDPAAAAVRYGLAIALQSLGRSEEAIMQLRKAAEIEPGQSAYPYALGLLYAELGRIADARDSIRVAIGKDRGQGRYWYNLGLAESQLGEPGAAIEAIRQAEQLEPDVADYPFARATIHLQLGQRSDAEEALQRALSIDPNHPGVRAAVSGGNP
- a CDS encoding YhbY family RNA-binding protein; the encoded protein is MNRPAAGREPGPIPEPAKRKALSARGNALKAKLALGHQGLSEAFVVQVRVAFTHTDLLKIRLAAEGLKETKDLAAELARRVPCHLLQCTGRVALLYLPLPKGC
- the polA gene encoding DNA polymerase I, translating into MARRFFIIDGLGQIFRSYYAPFQHLSSPRGEPTRATFVFTQMLLQLIREQKPDYLAMAMDSPDAAVFRRGIDPQYKANREPPPEDLAPQIQRILQIVASQAIPIISIPTFEADDVMATLCRRLADQHDLQICLVSKDKDLDQLLSDRVCLFDPGKNEFLGPEDLRRAKGYGPDKAVEIQTLTGDSTDNVPGVKGVGPKKAADLIARFGSAAVVIEHAAELTPAMRQNVQAFAEHLERTRQLVTLRQDVPFEFNLEACRWTGLNAAALHPVFVELGFRRLADQFADLVGSASDAGAKSTPPPSTPQAANRPTQSGQGQPFGPQHDLFSGLSPVHAAHELPPSGPAPAAPGPGQLFAARPEREYLLIDTPESLTTFLAELRKQPRFAFDTETTHINPAWAKLVGLSFSWKRDTGYYLPVRGVGRTLPLKSTLEALRPIMADPKVGKIGQNIKYDLVVMSRHGVPVNGVEFDTMVASFVLDSSRRSHGMDALARELLGFEPIPISDLIGKGKDQITFDQVPTDRACEYSAEDADVTWSLYKVFSTQMAGSDVDSLFHDTEMPLVEVLAAMEAEGVKLDTPFLRRMSGELAGRLDDLTRQIHEAAGHPFNIDSTRQLAAVLFDELKLPSIKKTKTGQSTDAETLETLAWQTDHPVPKLVKEYRELVKLKGTYIDTLPEMVCPDTGRVHASFNQTVAVTGRLSSSDPNLQNIPIRTEIGRQIRRAFVPSSKTYVLLTADYSQIELRVMAHFCQDAALMQAFVEDRDIHQFVAAQVFGVPIDQVTREQRGRAKAVNFGIIYGQTAFGLSRTTGMAVGEAQTFIDKYFARYPGLRQFIDQAVAEARRAGHVRTILGRRRAIENINSRNTGLRSAAERFAINTIIQGSAADLIKQAMINIHRKIREGNRPTRMLIQVHDELVFDAPRSAVETEAEFIRQEMCNALPLRVPVKVDLAWGDNWFEGK
- the ribD gene encoding bifunctional diaminohydroxyphosphoribosylaminopyrimidine deaminase/5-amino-6-(5-phosphoribosylamino)uracil reductase RibD; its protein translation is MLMPRCAFTPDDEQHMRRALALAARGQGFVEPNPMVGCVIVRRNRVVGEGYHRRFGGPHAEVYALRAAGRLAQGATAYVTLEPCCHFGKTPPCTDALIAAGIGRVIVAARDPFPKVAGRGLRKLATAGIGVAVGLREADAVELNQPYLKLQRRGRPWVILKWAQSVDGRIATRTGNSQWISCKRSRVLAHRIRGRVDAVIVGVGTALADNPLLTCRHGRPRRTATRIVIDPRLRLPLRSRLVRTARTVPTMVVANQRSACGLAARRLARAGVEVLGVPSTRSRLDLGSLLDELGRRRMTNVMVEGGGQTLGRFYDAGLADEAIIFVAPCLIGGATATAPLAGLGPATMKDLHQPGRATITRSGDDLMYTLRLGPARRGAAPLSTA
- a CDS encoding signal peptidase II, which gives rise to MRDLRSHLRLWPAAALGLLADLWSKDWAFSHLSANPDASTSMEIIPHLMTFRRSLNTGALFGMGKGLVPLFIAASVVALAFVLYLFYHSSRERRSLHVALGLVLAGALGNMYDRVFMVADVVHYTVGDREYADAVKRLPELDRPGVKMVGTWPNGEHPRPFPDSLQPRFHQQGVVRDFVKMEPRFTVAGQHIEIWPWVFNIADVLLVVGVGLLMLNFWWERKAERAAHQQASQSP
- a CDS encoding TraR/DksA C4-type zinc finger protein, translating into MAKKATVKKTGQKAAPKAGKIARPKKAVETPRPAKSASPRPRSATAGNQAPSRNLTQPAKPGKLPVKTRPAKKAGQEIATSAQPKKPAITKTTTPEVKKTPVVKIEPVNRAPGGNNRQRAGGPGVDGHPKTKPRPADGMASARHPRPVRIDRRPVIPELPAEIPPTYLTPAELESFREMLLEKRHELIGDVANLEDGAIRSGGGQSTSGLSSMPIHMADIGSDTWEQELTLGLIENERGLLREIDEALERIQDRTYGMCLATGKPITKARLRAKPWAKYCIEYARKRELGLV
- a CDS encoding N-acetylmuramoyl-L-alanine amidase gives rise to the protein MMLDPGHGGKDAGTWPRHSTTYPEKTLVLDIAMQIGQILAARNVRVIMTRRSDVYPSLEQRSVMADRSGADLFVSIHVNSAPRNRSASGVEAHIYTQATSTSSRAAQCIVAALKRSGIKTRAIQRSDFHVLREHSRPAVLMECGFLTNPQDAAALNNGAYRAKLAAAIAEGIADFLAQ